The Streptomyces laurentii genome contains a region encoding:
- a CDS encoding D-3-phosphoglycerate dehydrogenase (C-terminal ACT (regulatory) domain of D-3-phosphoglycerate dehydrogenase (3PGDH); cd04902;~D-3-phosphoglycerate dehydrogenase [Streptomyces griseus subsp. griseus NBRC13350];~D-3-phosphoglycerate dehydrogenase; Provisional;~NAD binding site [chemical binding];~Phosphoglycerate dehydrogenases, NAD-binding and catalytic domains; cd12173;~catalytic site [active];~catalyzes the formation of 3-phosphonooxypyruvate from 3-phospho-D-glycerate in serine biosynthesis; can also reduce alpha ketoglutarate to form 2-hydroxyglutarate;~dimerization interface [polypeptide binding];~identified by MetaGeneAnnotator; putative;~ligand binding site [chemical binding];~putative L-serine binding site [chemical binding]): MSSKPVVLIAEELSPATVDALGPDFEIRHCNGADRAELLPAIADVDAILIRSATKVDAEAIAAAKKLRVVARAGVGLDNVDVSAATKAGVMVVNAPTSNIVTAAELACGLLLATARNIPQANTALKNSEWKRSKYTGVELSEKTLGVVGLGRIGVLVAQRMSAFGMKIVAYDPYVQPARAAQMGVKLLSLDELLEVADFVTVHLPKTPETLGLIGDEALHKVKPSVRIVNAARGGIVDEAALYAALKEGRVAGAGLDVYAKEPCTDSPLFELDQVVCTPHLGASTDEAQEKAGIAVAKSVRLALAGELVPDAVNVQGGVIAEDVKPGLPLAEKLGRIFTALAGEVAVRLDVEVYGEITQHDVKVLELSALKGVFEDVVDETVSYVNAPLFAQERGVEVRLTTSSESPDHRNMVTVRGTLADGQEVAVSGTLAGPKHLQKIVAVGDYDVDLALADHMVVLRYDDRPGVVGTVGRILGEAGLNIAGMQVSRTEEGGEALVVLSVDDDVPAGVLAEIAETIGAASARSVNLV; encoded by the coding sequence GTGAGCTCGAAACCCGTCGTACTCATCGCTGAAGAGCTGTCGCCCGCCACCGTCGACGCACTGGGCCCGGACTTCGAGATCCGGCACTGCAACGGCGCCGACCGCGCCGAACTGCTCCCCGCGATCGCCGATGTCGACGCCATCCTCATCCGCTCCGCCACCAAGGTCGACGCGGAGGCCATCGCCGCCGCGAAGAAGCTGCGGGTCGTCGCCCGCGCCGGAGTCGGCCTGGACAACGTGGACGTCTCCGCCGCCACCAAGGCCGGCGTGATGGTCGTCAACGCCCCGACCTCCAACATCGTCACCGCCGCCGAGCTGGCCTGCGGTCTGCTCCTCGCCACCGCCCGCAACATCCCGCAGGCGAACACCGCGCTGAAGAACAGCGAGTGGAAGCGCTCGAAGTACACGGGCGTCGAGCTGAGCGAGAAGACCCTCGGCGTCGTCGGCCTCGGCCGCATCGGCGTGCTGGTCGCCCAGCGCATGTCGGCCTTCGGGATGAAGATCGTCGCGTACGACCCCTACGTGCAGCCGGCCCGCGCCGCCCAGATGGGCGTGAAGCTGCTCTCCCTGGACGAGCTCCTCGAGGTCGCCGACTTCGTCACCGTCCACCTGCCGAAGACCCCGGAGACCCTCGGTCTCATCGGTGACGAGGCGCTGCACAAGGTCAAGCCGTCGGTCCGGATCGTCAACGCCGCGCGCGGCGGGATCGTCGACGAGGCGGCGCTGTACGCGGCGCTCAAGGAGGGCCGGGTCGCCGGCGCCGGCCTCGACGTGTACGCCAAGGAGCCCTGCACGGACTCCCCGCTCTTCGAGCTCGACCAGGTCGTGTGCACCCCGCACCTGGGCGCCTCCACCGACGAGGCCCAGGAGAAGGCCGGCATCGCCGTCGCCAAGTCGGTGCGCCTCGCGCTGGCCGGCGAGCTGGTCCCGGACGCGGTCAACGTCCAGGGCGGCGTCATCGCCGAGGACGTGAAGCCGGGTCTGCCGCTGGCCGAGAAGCTCGGCCGGATCTTCACCGCGCTGGCCGGCGAGGTCGCCGTCCGGCTCGACGTCGAGGTGTACGGCGAGATCACCCAGCACGACGTCAAGGTGCTCGAACTCTCCGCGCTCAAGGGCGTGTTCGAGGACGTGGTCGACGAGACCGTGTCGTACGTCAACGCCCCGCTGTTCGCGCAGGAGCGCGGTGTCGAGGTGCGCCTGACCACCAGCTCCGAGTCGCCCGACCACCGCAACATGGTCACGGTCCGCGGCACCCTCGCGGACGGCCAGGAGGTCGCGGTCTCCGGCACCCTCGCCGGCCCCAAGCACCTCCAGAAGATCGTCGCCGTCGGCGACTACGACGTGGACCTGGCGCTCGCCGACCACATGGTCGTGCTGCGCTACGACGACCGCCCGGGCGTCGTCGGCACCGTCGGCCGGATCCTCGGCGAGGCCGGTCTGAACATCGCGGGCATGCAGGTCTCCCGGACCGAGGAGGGCGGCGAGGCGCTGGTCGTGCTCTCCGTCGACGACGACGTCCCGGCGGGTGTGCTCGCCGAGATCGCGGAGACGATCGGCGCGGCCTCGGCCCGCTCCGTCAACCTGGTCTGA
- a CDS encoding proline dehydrogenase (Proline dehydrogenase [Streptomyces venezuelae ATCC10712];~Proline dehydrogenase; cl03282;~identified by MetaGeneAnnotator; putative): MLAPVILAASRSDKMRRFVSAAPGTKQVVARFIAGESVNDVVPIVQDLAARGLEVTLDVVGEDITTVEQSYAARDAYLELIGRLKDLGLGARAEMSVKLSMFGQSLENGHELALANVRPVVAAAAEIGTTVTLDAEDHTTLDSMFAIHEELRKDFPQTGCVIQAYLFRTEDDARRLAAAGSRVRIVKGAYKEPASVAIQDKPEIDKAYVRITKILMDGEGYPMIGSHDPRLISIAQELARRAGRKLDEYEFQMLYGIRSEEQNRLAAEGHRMRVYTAYGTDWYGYFMRRLAEKPANLLFFVRSILTKG; the protein is encoded by the coding sequence GTGCTGGCTCCCGTGATCCTCGCCGCGTCGCGCAGCGACAAAATGCGCCGTTTCGTTTCGGCCGCCCCCGGGACCAAGCAGGTCGTGGCACGCTTCATCGCCGGTGAGTCGGTGAACGACGTCGTCCCGATCGTGCAGGACCTGGCCGCCCGCGGCCTGGAGGTCACCCTCGACGTGGTCGGTGAGGACATCACCACCGTCGAGCAGTCCTACGCCGCCCGCGACGCCTACCTCGAGCTGATCGGCCGCCTCAAGGACCTCGGCCTCGGCGCCCGCGCCGAGATGTCGGTCAAGCTGTCGATGTTCGGCCAGTCCCTGGAGAACGGCCACGAGCTGGCCCTCGCGAACGTCCGCCCGGTCGTCGCGGCCGCCGCCGAGATCGGCACCACGGTCACCCTCGACGCCGAGGACCACACCACCCTCGACTCGATGTTCGCCATCCACGAGGAGCTGCGGAAGGACTTCCCGCAGACCGGCTGCGTCATCCAGGCCTACCTCTTCCGCACCGAGGACGACGCCCGCCGCCTGGCCGCCGCCGGCTCGCGCGTGCGCATCGTGAAGGGCGCCTACAAGGAGCCCGCCTCCGTCGCCATCCAGGACAAGCCCGAGATCGACAAGGCGTACGTCCGGATCACGAAGATCCTCATGGACGGCGAGGGCTACCCGATGATCGGGTCCCACGACCCGCGCCTCATCTCCATCGCCCAGGAGCTCGCGCGGCGCGCCGGGCGCAAGCTGGACGAGTACGAGTTCCAGATGCTGTACGGCATCCGGAGCGAGGAGCAGAACCGGCTGGCGGCCGAGGGCCACCGCATGCGTGTCTACACCGCGTACGGCACCGACTGGTACGGCTACTTCATGCGCCGCCTGGCGGAGAAGCCCGCCAACCTGCTCTTCTTCGTCCGTTCCATCCTGACCAAGGGCTGA
- a CDS encoding hypothetical protein (identified by MetaGeneAnnotator; putative;~sequence version:1) translates to MPRSPARSPRAYAWGLGSLVRDESGTAQACQDANQALFGQVGAFEVSYLPPALDCRLSGVAPIRRPSPASWRR, encoded by the coding sequence GTGCCGCGCTCGCCGGCGCGCTCGCCGCGGGCGTACGCCTGGGGCCTGGGGTCGCTGGTCCGCGACGAGAGCGGCACCGCCCAGGCGTGCCAGGACGCGAACCAAGCCCTGTTCGGGCAGGTGGGCGCGTTCGAGGTGTCGTATCTGCCGCCCGCGCTCGACTGCCGGCTGTCGGGGGTGGCTCCTATCCGGCGGCCGTCCCCGGCTTCGTGGCGCCGGTGA
- a CDS encoding ketol-acid reductoisomerase (Acetohydroxy acid isomeroreductase, catalytic domain; pfam01450;~Rossmann-fold NAD(P)(+)-binding proteins; cl09931;~identified by MetaGeneAnnotator; putative;~ketol-acid reductoisomerase [Streptomyces lividans TK24];~ketol-acid reductoisomerase; Provisional), translated as MAELFYDDNADLSIIQGRKVAVIGYGSQGHAHALSLRDSGVDVRVGLHEGSKSKARAEEQGLRVVTPAEAAAEADLIMILIPDPIQAQVYEESIAPNLKDGDALFFAHGFNIRFGLIKPPAGVDVALVAPKGPGHLVRRQYEEGRGVPAIAAVEQDATGNAFALALSYAKAIGGTRAGVIKTTFTEETETDLFGEQAVLCGGASALVKAGFETLVEAGYQPEIAYFECLHELKLIVDLMYEGGLEKMRWSVSETAEWGDYVTGPRIINDATKAEMKKVLAEIQDGTFAKNWMDEYHGGLKKYNEYKTQDEQHLLETTGKELRKLMSWVNDEEA; from the coding sequence GTGGCCGAGCTGTTCTACGACGACAACGCCGACCTGTCCATCATCCAGGGCCGCAAGGTCGCGGTGATCGGTTACGGCAGCCAGGGCCACGCCCACGCGCTGTCGCTGCGTGACTCGGGCGTCGACGTCCGAGTCGGTCTGCACGAGGGCTCGAAGTCCAAGGCCAGGGCCGAGGAGCAGGGTCTGCGCGTCGTCACCCCGGCCGAGGCCGCCGCCGAGGCCGACCTGATCATGATCCTGATCCCGGACCCGATCCAGGCACAGGTCTACGAGGAGTCCATCGCCCCGAACCTGAAGGACGGCGACGCGCTCTTCTTCGCGCACGGCTTCAACATCCGCTTCGGCCTGATCAAGCCCCCGGCCGGCGTGGACGTCGCGCTGGTCGCCCCGAAGGGCCCGGGTCACCTGGTCCGCCGTCAGTACGAGGAGGGCCGCGGCGTCCCCGCGATCGCCGCGGTCGAGCAGGACGCCACGGGCAACGCCTTCGCGCTGGCCCTGTCGTACGCCAAGGCCATCGGCGGTACCCGCGCCGGTGTCATCAAGACCACCTTCACCGAGGAGACCGAGACCGACCTGTTCGGTGAGCAGGCGGTGCTGTGCGGCGGCGCCAGCGCCCTGGTCAAGGCGGGCTTCGAGACCCTGGTCGAGGCCGGCTACCAGCCGGAGATCGCCTACTTCGAGTGCCTGCACGAGCTGAAGCTGATCGTCGACCTCATGTACGAGGGCGGCCTGGAGAAGATGCGCTGGTCGGTCTCGGAGACCGCCGAGTGGGGCGACTACGTCACCGGCCCGCGGATCATCAACGACGCCACCAAGGCCGAGATGAAGAAGGTCCTCGCCGAGATCCAGGACGGCACCTTCGCCAAGAACTGGATGGACGAGTACCACGGCGGTCTGAAGAAGTACAACGAGTACAAGACCCAGGACGAGCAGCACCTCCTGGAGACCACCGGCAAGGAGCTGCGCAAGCTCATGAGCTGGGTGAACGACGAGGAGGCGTAA
- a CDS encoding delta-1-pyrroline-5-carboxylate dehydrogenase (NAD(P) binding site [chemical binding];~NAD(P)+-dependent aldehyde dehydrogenase superfamily; cl11961;~TIGRFAM: delta-1-pyrroline-5-carboxylate dehydrogenase; PFAM: aldehyde dehydrogenase; KEGG: sgr:SGR_1988 aldehyde dehydrogenase;~catalytic residues [active];~delta-1-pyrroline-5-carboxylate dehydrogenase [Catenulispora acidiphila DSM44928];~delta-1-pyrroline-5-carboxylate dehydrogenase, group 1; TIGR01236;~identified by MetaGeneAnnotator; putative) produces MDAVTQVPTPVNEPVHSYAPGSPERARLEVKLKELAENPRELPMTIGGVKRMGGGDEFKVVQPHNHKAVIGTFRGATQQDAQDAIDAALAAAPAWRAMSFDDRAAIILRAAELLAGPWRETLAASTMLGQSKTAQQAEIDTPCELVDFWRFNVSYARQILAEQPPANAPGVWNRLDHRPLEGFVYAITPFNFTAIAGNLPTAPALMGNVVVWKPSPTQTHSAVLLMELLEEAGLPKGVINLVTGDGIAVSEVALNHRDLAGIHFTGSTKTFQHLWKTVGNNIETYRSYPRIVGETGGKDFVVAHPSADRAVLKTALTRGSFEFQGQKCSASSRAYIPASIWNDGFKEEFAAEIDGITMGDVTDLSNFIGAVIDERSFAKNKAAIDRAQADETCTIVAGGTYDDSVGYFVRPTVIECSDPENEVFTTEYFGPILAIHVYDDSSAEKYDEMLTQMESVSDYALTGSVIAGDRAAAAYTMEKLRFAAGNFYINDKSTGAVVGQQPFGGGRASGTNDKAGAPQNLMRWTLTRSIKESLVSPTEYGYPHMG; encoded by the coding sequence ATGGACGCTGTCACCCAGGTCCCCACGCCCGTCAACGAGCCGGTGCACAGCTACGCCCCGGGTTCGCCCGAGCGCGCCCGCCTCGAGGTCAAGCTCAAGGAGCTGGCCGAGAACCCGCGCGAGCTGCCGATGACCATCGGTGGCGTCAAGCGCATGGGCGGCGGCGACGAGTTCAAGGTCGTCCAGCCGCACAACCACAAGGCCGTCATCGGCACCTTCCGCGGCGCCACCCAGCAGGACGCCCAGGACGCCATCGACGCGGCCCTGGCCGCCGCCCCGGCGTGGCGCGCGATGTCCTTCGACGACCGCGCGGCGATCATCCTGCGCGCCGCCGAGCTGCTGGCCGGCCCGTGGCGCGAGACCCTGGCCGCCTCCACCATGCTCGGCCAGTCGAAGACCGCCCAGCAGGCCGAGATCGACACCCCGTGCGAGCTCGTCGACTTCTGGCGCTTCAACGTGTCCTACGCTCGCCAGATCCTGGCCGAGCAGCCCCCGGCCAACGCGCCGGGCGTCTGGAACCGCCTGGACCACCGCCCGCTCGAGGGCTTCGTCTACGCGATCACGCCGTTCAACTTCACGGCCATCGCCGGCAACCTGCCGACCGCCCCCGCCCTCATGGGTAACGTGGTCGTCTGGAAGCCGTCCCCGACCCAGACCCACTCCGCCGTGCTCCTCATGGAGCTCCTGGAGGAGGCCGGTCTGCCGAAGGGCGTCATCAACCTGGTGACCGGCGACGGCATCGCCGTCTCCGAGGTGGCCCTGAACCACCGCGACCTGGCCGGCATCCACTTCACCGGCTCGACCAAGACCTTCCAGCACCTGTGGAAGACGGTCGGCAACAACATCGAGACGTACCGCTCCTACCCGCGGATCGTCGGCGAGACCGGTGGCAAGGACTTCGTCGTCGCCCACCCGAGCGCCGACCGCGCCGTCCTGAAGACCGCCCTGACCCGCGGTTCCTTCGAGTTCCAGGGCCAGAAGTGCTCCGCGTCCTCGCGTGCGTACATCCCGGCCTCCATCTGGAACGACGGGTTCAAGGAGGAGTTCGCGGCCGAGATCGACGGCATCACCATGGGTGACGTCACCGACCTGTCGAACTTCATCGGCGCCGTCATCGACGAGCGCTCGTTCGCCAAGAACAAGGCCGCGATCGACCGTGCCCAGGCCGACGAGACCTGCACGATCGTCGCCGGCGGCACCTACGACGACTCGGTCGGCTACTTCGTCCGCCCGACCGTCATCGAGTGCTCCGACCCGGAGAACGAGGTCTTCACGACCGAGTACTTCGGCCCGATCCTCGCGATCCACGTGTACGACGACAGCTCTGCCGAGAAGTACGACGAGATGCTGACCCAGATGGAGTCGGTCTCGGACTACGCCCTCACCGGCTCGGTCATCGCGGGCGACCGCGCCGCCGCCGCGTACACCATGGAGAAGCTGCGCTTCGCGGCCGGCAACTTCTACATCAACGACAAGTCGACCGGCGCCGTCGTCGGCCAGCAGCCCTTCGGCGGCGGCCGCGCGTCCGGCACCAACGACAAGGCCGGCGCCCCGCAGAACCTGATGCGCTGGACGCTGACCCGCTCCATCAAGGAGAGCCTGGTCTCGCCAACCGAGTACGGCTACCCGCACATGGGCTGA
- a CDS encoding hypothetical protein (identified by MetaGeneAnnotator; putative;~predicted protein [Streptomyces sp. C]) translates to MAAQTTRRVRHSAPRATDEARQNAAAALQRALDRRDNGGSTGH, encoded by the coding sequence ATGGCCGCTCAGACCACCCGCCGTGTCCGCCACTCCGCCCCCCGCGCCACCGACGAGGCCCGGCAGAACGCCGCCGCCGCCCTGCAGCGCGCCCTCGACCGTCGCGACAACGGCGGCTCCACCGGCCACTGA
- a CDS encoding 3-isopropylmalate dehydrogenase (3-isopropylmalate dehydrogenase [Streptomyces albus J1074];~Isocitrate/isopropylmalate dehydrogenase; cl00445;~identified by MetaGeneAnnotator; putative;~tartrate dehydrogenase; Provisional), with amino-acid sequence MSHSIDLAVIPGDGIGQEVVAEGLKVLAAVLPQDVKLETTEYDFGARRYHATGETLTDADLDALKQHDAILLGAIGDPSVPSGVLERGFLLKLRFAFDHHVNLRPSKLLPGVATPLAGQPAIDFVVVREGTEGPYTGNGGTIRKGTEHEVATEVSVNTAFGVERVVRDAFARAQARPRKKLTLVHKNNVLTFAGHLWTDVFARVGREFPEVTTDYLHVDAATIFLVTDPARFDVIVTDNLFGDIITDLAAAVSGGIGVAASGNIDPSRSFPSMFEPVHGSAPDIAGQGKADPTATVLSVALLLRHLGYEAEAARIETAVAADLTERGDRVRTTAEIGDALAVRVAG; translated from the coding sequence ATGTCTCACAGCATCGATCTCGCAGTCATCCCCGGCGACGGCATCGGCCAGGAGGTCGTGGCCGAGGGCCTCAAGGTCCTCGCGGCGGTCCTCCCGCAGGATGTGAAGCTGGAGACCACGGAGTACGACTTCGGCGCCCGGCGCTACCACGCCACCGGCGAGACCCTCACGGACGCCGACCTGGACGCGCTCAAGCAGCACGACGCGATCCTGCTGGGCGCGATCGGCGACCCGTCGGTCCCCTCGGGCGTCCTGGAGCGGGGCTTCCTGCTGAAGCTCCGCTTCGCCTTCGACCACCACGTCAACCTGCGTCCCTCGAAGCTGCTCCCCGGCGTCGCCACCCCGCTCGCCGGTCAGCCCGCGATCGACTTCGTCGTGGTCCGCGAGGGCACCGAGGGCCCGTACACCGGCAACGGCGGCACCATCCGCAAGGGCACCGAGCACGAGGTCGCCACCGAGGTCTCCGTCAACACGGCCTTCGGTGTCGAGCGCGTCGTCCGCGACGCCTTCGCCCGTGCCCAGGCCCGCCCCCGCAAGAAGCTCACGCTGGTCCACAAGAACAACGTGCTCACCTTCGCGGGCCACCTCTGGACGGACGTCTTCGCGCGGGTCGGCCGCGAGTTCCCCGAGGTGACCACCGACTACCTGCATGTCGACGCCGCGACGATCTTCCTCGTCACCGACCCGGCCCGGTTCGACGTGATCGTCACCGACAACCTCTTCGGCGACATCATCACCGACCTCGCCGCGGCCGTCTCCGGCGGCATCGGCGTCGCCGCCTCGGGCAACATCGACCCGAGCCGCTCGTTCCCCTCCATGTTCGAGCCGGTCCACGGCTCCGCGCCGGACATCGCGGGCCAGGGCAAGGCCGACCCGACGGCCACCGTGCTCTCGGTCGCGCTCCTGCTGCGCCACCTCGGGTACGAGGCCGAGGCCGCCCGGATCGAGACGGCCGTCGCCGCCGACCTCACCGAGCGCGGCGACCGCGTCCGGACGACCGCCGAGATCGGCGACGCGCTCGCGGTACGCGTAGCCGGCTGA
- a CDS encoding pucR family transcriptional regulator (PFAM: helix-turn-helix Fis-type; KEGG: sgr:SGR_1990 transcriptional regulator;~PucR C-terminal helix-turn-helix domain; pfam13556;~PucR family transcriptional regulator [Streptomyces flavogriseus ATCC33331];~identified by MetaGeneAnnotator; putative), which yields MKGDYQELVDEISALLGTPAILENRDFGLIAFGAHDSDDDSAMDPVRTRSILTRKSTPAVRAWFEGFGITRATGPVRIPAAPDAGVYRDRICLPVRHRGVALGYVWLLDAEPGPSHERLSAAMEVAARIGDLLADEERAGADVSRELRTTLTVERGWQYDMAVAALRTALGPDADGLHALVCLAPWPEEDSPSPRAVPGAAALCTVPWSRPGGPAGGHAAGRALAVLVRLRAADNLSPAATAAGRLRSAASGGPSGVAGIAAPRRGLADLDIAWREASSAARAATAQPRLGPLAEWSAIGPYRMLTALPPAEPDPVVRALLAPSHAELARTAEAFLDHAGQAGRTATALGIHRQTLYYRLSRVEQLTGLDLDRGEDRLLLHMALKVARL from the coding sequence GTGAAGGGCGATTACCAGGAGTTGGTGGACGAGATCTCGGCGCTGCTCGGCACCCCCGCGATCCTGGAGAACCGGGATTTCGGGCTGATCGCCTTCGGCGCGCACGACAGCGACGACGACAGCGCCATGGACCCGGTCCGGACCCGGTCGATCCTCACGAGGAAGTCGACGCCCGCGGTCCGCGCCTGGTTCGAGGGCTTCGGGATCACCCGGGCGACCGGCCCGGTGCGGATCCCCGCCGCCCCGGACGCGGGCGTCTACCGCGACCGGATCTGCCTGCCGGTACGCCACCGGGGCGTGGCCCTCGGTTACGTGTGGCTGCTCGACGCCGAGCCGGGCCCCTCACACGAACGGCTGAGCGCCGCGATGGAGGTCGCGGCCCGGATCGGCGACCTGCTGGCCGACGAGGAACGGGCCGGGGCCGACGTCTCCCGGGAGCTGCGCACCACGCTCACGGTGGAGCGCGGCTGGCAGTACGACATGGCGGTGGCCGCGCTGCGGACGGCGCTGGGCCCGGACGCCGACGGGCTGCACGCGCTGGTCTGCCTCGCGCCCTGGCCCGAGGAGGACTCCCCGTCGCCGCGCGCGGTTCCGGGAGCGGCGGCGCTGTGCACGGTGCCGTGGTCCCGGCCGGGCGGACCCGCCGGCGGACACGCCGCGGGGCGCGCGCTCGCCGTCCTCGTCCGGCTCCGGGCGGCCGACAACCTCTCCCCCGCCGCCACCGCGGCCGGCCGGCTGCGGTCCGCCGCCAGCGGCGGTCCGTCCGGCGTGGCCGGGATCGCCGCGCCCCGGCGCGGGCTCGCGGACCTGGACATCGCCTGGCGGGAAGCCTCCTCGGCCGCCCGCGCCGCGACCGCGCAGCCGCGTCTGGGCCCGCTCGCCGAGTGGTCGGCCATCGGCCCGTACCGGATGCTCACCGCGCTCCCGCCGGCCGAACCCGATCCGGTGGTCCGCGCCCTGCTCGCCCCGTCCCACGCCGAACTGGCGCGGACGGCCGAGGCGTTCCTCGACCACGCGGGGCAGGCGGGGCGGACGGCGACGGCGCTCGGGATCCACCGCCAGACCCTCTACTACCGGCTCTCCCGGGTCGAACAGCTCACCGGGCTCGACCTCGACCGGGGCGAGGACCGGCTGCTGCTGCATATGGCGCTGAAGGTGGCCCGGCTCTGA
- a CDS encoding acetolactate synthase I/III small subunit (N-terminal ACT domain of the Escherichia coli IlvH-like regulatory subunit of acetohydroxyacid synthase (AHAS); cd04878;~Small subunit of acetolactate synthase; pfam10369;~acetolactate synthase 3 regulatory subunit; Reviewed; PRK11895;~acetolactate synthase I/III small subunit [Amycolatopsis mediterranei U32];~dimer interface [polypeptide binding];~identified by MetaGeneAnnotator; putative;~putative valine binding site [chemical binding]) encodes MSTKHTLSVLVENTPGILARIAALFSRRGFNIDSLAVGVTEHPDISRITIVVSVEDLPLEQVTKQLNKLVNVLKIVELEPGAAIQRELVLVKVRADNETRSQIVEIVQLFRAKTVDVSPEAVTIEATGSSDKLEAMLKMLDQFGIKELVQSGTIAIGRGARSITDRSLRALDRSA; translated from the coding sequence ATGTCCACCAAGCACACGCTCTCCGTCCTGGTCGAGAACACGCCCGGCATCCTCGCCCGGATCGCCGCCCTGTTCTCCCGCCGCGGCTTCAACATCGACTCGCTCGCGGTCGGTGTCACCGAACACCCCGACATCAGCCGCATCACCATCGTGGTCAGTGTCGAGGACCTGCCCCTGGAGCAGGTGACGAAGCAGCTCAACAAGCTGGTCAACGTCCTGAAGATCGTCGAACTCGAGCCCGGCGCGGCGATCCAGCGCGAGCTCGTCCTGGTGAAGGTCCGCGCCGACAACGAGACCCGCTCCCAGATCGTCGAGATCGTCCAGCTCTTCCGCGCGAAGACCGTGGACGTCTCGCCCGAGGCGGTCACCATCGAGGCCACCGGTTCGAGTGACAAGCTCGAGGCGATGCTGAAGATGCTGGACCAGTTCGGCATCAAGGAACTCGTCCAGTCCGGGACCATCGCCATAGGGCGGGGCGCCCGGTCCATCACCGACCGGTCCCTGCGGGCCCTCGACCGCAGCGCCTGA